Proteins encoded in a region of the Magallana gigas chromosome 8, xbMagGiga1.1, whole genome shotgun sequence genome:
- the LOC105345068 gene encoding neuronal acetylcholine receptor subunit alpha-3 produces the protein MKTKNHLWLKLGITVCFACFLIDSVTSQTSDDLKNLVDTLFDSYSSKVRPVVNQQHPLQLDVSFYVSSVNEVNEVDEKMVTTGYLELSWTDELLKWTPADYNNTDTIFVPQNDIWKPDLVLKNGFKKFEELGGKFYYLSIVHVGGVIWLPFDVFETRCSMDITKFPFDTQSCDIKFITWSHTVDQIEISKSTNGIQFYNYEENGVWKIVDTSSMIKKDQSESEIDFTIKLQRKPLYYVMNIILPVIFLGYLNILVFVIPVDAGEKMSFSVTVFLSFAVFLTIISALLPTSSTSIPILAIYLVIQLVYGVLALIISAFQLRLRHRDETEEVHAFWVKAIKLQQRLRCKKYSQVENLNNNDEKEGKEAVRNNYVAPAETFGWNQVASSIDFFAFWFFSITNSLISIVMFAMAANM, from the exons ATGAAGACTAAAAATCATTTGTGGTTGAAATTAGGAATAACTGTGTGTTTTGCATGTTTTTTGATTGATTCCGTGACGTCACAAACCAGTGATGATTTGAAGAATCTGGTCGACACTCTGTTTGACTCTTATTCCTCAAAAGTTCGCCCTGTGGTAAATCAGCAACATCCTCTCCAGCTTGACGTCAGCTTCTACGTCAGTAGCGTTAATGAGGTCAACGAGGTCGATGAAAAAATGGTTACCACGGGTTACCTGGAGTTGTCATGGACGGACGAACTGTTGAAATGGACGCCCGCCGACTATAACAACACCGACACAATATTTGTTCCGCAG AATGACATTTGGAAGCCCGATCTCGTTTTAAAGAACgggtttaaaaaatttgaagagcTTGGCGGCAAGTTCTACTACCTGTCTATCGTCCATGTAGGCGGTGTTATATGGCTGCCCTTTGACGTGTTCGAAACTCGCTGCTCCATGGACATCACCAAATTCCCTTTCGACACCCAATCATGTGACATCAAGTTTATCACGTGGAGTCACACCGTGGACCAAATTGAAATCTCAAAATCTACAAATGGGATCCAGTTCTATAATTATGAAGAAAACGGAGTATGGAAAATTGTAGATACATCTTCGATGATAAAAAAAGACCAATCAGAATCTGAAATCGATTTTACGATCAAACTACAGCGGAAGCCTTTGTATTACGTGATGAATATCATTCTACCCGTTATTTTTCTGGGTTATCTGAACATTCTGGTGTTTGTAATCCCAGTAGATGCTGGAGAAAAAATGTCGTTCTCTGTGACAGTATTTCTGTCTTTTGCAGTATTTCTGACTATCATATCTGCATTGTTACCAACTAGTTCTACCAGCATACCAATTTTAGCTATTTATCTGGTAATTCAACTTGTATATGGAGTATTGGCCCTTATAATATCAGCTTTTCAGCTCCGCTTACGTCACAGAGACGAGACTGAGGAAGTTCATGCATTCTGGGTAAAAGCTATAAAGTTACAGCAAAGGCTACGGTGTAAAAAGTACAGTCAAGTCGAAAATCTAAACAACAATGACGAGAAAGAAGGTAAAGAAGCCGTGCGTAATAATTACGTTGCTCCTGCTGAAACGTTTGGTTGGAACCAGGTTGCATCTTCCATTGATTTCTTCGCATTCTGGTTTTTCTCCATCACAAACTCACTGATATCGATAGTCATGTTTGCAATGGCAGCAAACATGTAA
- the LOC105345057 gene encoding uncharacterized protein has protein sequence MESFTHEICEGMQHMSETVFVALCEIVGTSQQVALRREAMDIRDMAMRRVTPKDGFNIIQMFSGSRREGFKLNGSDTDWMFWPNNHRLIMDMSQSEYYNTANTALILSDSSESPPGFTLLKFLTPYISRVMCLAFVRMNKSLYISSSKYRQLTFLSIFSDSTDMDPVVVK, from the exons ATGGAGTCCTTTACTCACGAAAT ATGTGAGGGAATGCAGCACATGTCGGAGACGGTGTTTGTGGCATTGTGTGAGATAGTGGGGACCTCACAACAAGTTGCCTTAAGGAGGGAGGCAATGGACATCAGGGATATGGCAATGAGACGAGTGACACCTAAAGATGGGTTCAATATAATTCAGATGTTTAGTGGAAGTCGGAGAGAGGGATTCAAACTGAATGGATCAGATACGGACTGGATGTTTTGGCCAAACAACCACCGGTTGATCATGGACATGTCTCAGTCTGAGTATTACAACACAGCCAATACAGCCTTGATTCTCTCTGACAGTTCTGagagtccaccaggattcacTTTACTTAAGTTTCTGACACCATATATAAGCAGAGTCATGTGCTTAGCATTTGTCAGAATGAATAAGAGTCTCTACATATCTAGTTCTAAATACAGACAGTTAACTTTTTTATCGATATTTTCTGATTCTACTGACATGGACCCTGTAGTAGTGAAGTAA
- the LOC117690104 gene encoding uncharacterized protein codes for MFLQSYIFALLFSLGRSSSEIYGKYLSGFTFASFDKMGKQMCVRECQSYPGRCKSVNYNRVHLSCELNTDSATDKPEAILDREGSTYIEILTSVNNSVCGDIQCSSRKKCVVTKSGPSCIFQGCNMPRIKNAKFNGGQLMSWESMQCETGYNYITSLTCTETGLDKNATDFRCYKEEDGWILIYRGQSGGNHSDYLSFISNGTSDETNENVNDEHCTSITKSPLCTTNYRTSLIDRWQSLGNFKVNVSLYKNGTKVAEVVFNGTGTSQVSWFSPSKILSSSWSDVTPNQTYNYFSLEGDVDAGQWRNFQIWKSYGGCPIDIFWMSSSYAEPGKLCPREQTSTKQYFYCPETTQCKFDQGAHEVADVMTVSIKMT; via the exons ATGTTCCTTCAATCATACATATTTGCGTTGCTTTTTAGCCTTGGGAGATCATCCTCCGAGATTTATGGCAAGTATCTATCAGGTTTTACCTTCGCGAGTTTTGATAAAATGGGTAAACAGATGTGTGTCAGGGAGTGTCAATCTTACCCCGGGCGATGTAAGTCTGTGAACTATAACCGGGTGCATCTTAGTTGTGAATTGAACACAGACAGTGCCACGGACAAACCGGAAGCTATCTTAGACAGAGAGGGGAGTACCTACATAGAGATCTTAACTTCTGTG AACAATTCAGTCTGTGGAGACATTCAGTGCTCAAGCAGGAAAAAATGTGTCGTCACGAAGTCTGGACCATCCTGTATTTTCCAAG GTTGTAATATGCCTAGaataaaaaatgctaaatttaATGGCGGACAACTTATGTCTTGGGAATCTATGCAGTGTGAAACAGGCTACAATTACATAACTTCACTGACGTGCACAGAGACAGGCTTGGATAAAAACGCCACTGACTTTAGATGTT ATAAAGAAGAGGACGGCTGGATTTTGATCTACAGGGGCCAGAGTGGGGGGAATCACTCTGACTATCTGTCGTTTATTTCTAACGGTACGAGCGATGAAACAAACGAGAACGTAAATGACGAGCATTGTACCTCTATCACAAAGTCTCCACTTTGTACGACCAACTACCGAACATCGCTCATCGATCGGTGGCAGTCACTTGGTAACTTTAAA gTAAACGTATCCCTGTACAAAAATGGGACAAAAGTGGCGGAAGTGGTGTTTAATGGGACAGGTACCAGTCAAGTGAGCTGGTTCTCTCCCAGTAAGATCTTGTCCAGTTCCTGGTCCGATGTCACCCCCAATCAAACGTACAATTATTTCAGCCTTGAAGGAGATGTTGATGC GGGACAATGgagaaactttcaaatatggaAAAGTTATGGGGGTTGTCCGATTGACATATTTTGGATGTCATCATCATATGCTGAACCAGGAAAGCTTTGTCCCCGAGAACAAACAAGCACCAAGCAGTATTTTTATTGTCCCGAAACAACACAGTGTAAATTTGACCAGGGTGCAC ATGAAGTTGCTGACGTCATGACAGTGTCTATAAAGATGACGTAA